From Staphylococcus delphini, one genomic window encodes:
- a CDS encoding MetQ/NlpA family ABC transporter substrate-binding protein has product MKRILSIIVILALAIGLAACGNKTADKKDDKKIVVGASPAPHAEILEQAKPLLKDKGYDLEIKTINDYTTPNKLLDAGELDANFFQHTPYLDTEKKEKGYKIESAGDVHIEPMAVYSHKYKSLKDLPDGAEIFVSNNPAEQGRFLKFFVDAGLIKIKDGVKIQNATFDDIVENKKNIKFNSKQAAEFLPKTFQNDEGDAVIINSNFAIEQKLNPQKDSIAVEKGEDNPYANLIAVKEGHKDDAKIKALMEVLHSKEIKDFIKKKYDGAVLPVE; this is encoded by the coding sequence ATGAAAAGAATTTTATCGATTATTGTTATTTTAGCTTTAGCCATTGGACTTGCTGCGTGTGGAAATAAAACAGCAGATAAAAAAGATGATAAGAAAATTGTCGTAGGGGCATCACCAGCGCCACATGCAGAAATTTTAGAACAAGCGAAACCATTATTGAAAGATAAAGGTTACGATTTAGAAATTAAAACAATTAACGATTACACAACGCCAAACAAATTATTAGATGCTGGAGAATTAGATGCAAACTTCTTCCAACATACACCATATTTAGACACTGAGAAAAAAGAAAAAGGCTACAAAATCGAGTCTGCAGGTGACGTTCATATCGAACCAATGGCTGTCTACTCACACAAATATAAAAGCTTAAAAGATTTACCAGATGGTGCAGAAATTTTCGTTTCTAACAACCCAGCTGAACAAGGTCGTTTCTTAAAATTCTTTGTAGATGCAGGCTTAATTAAAATTAAAGATGGCGTTAAAATCCAAAATGCAACATTTGACGACATTGTAGAAAATAAAAAGAACATCAAATTTAATAGCAAACAAGCTGCAGAATTTTTACCAAAAACGTTCCAAAATGATGAAGGTGATGCTGTGATCATCAACTCTAACTTTGCGATCGAACAAAAATTAAACCCTCAAAAAGATTCAATTGCTGTTGAAAAAGGGGAAGACAACCCTTATGCAAACTTAATCGCTGTTAAAGAGGGCCATAAAGACGATGCGAAAATTAAAGCGTTAATGGAAGTTTTACATTCTAAAGAGATTAAAGATTTCATTAAGAAAAAGTATGACGGTGCTGTATTACCTGTAGAATAA